A genomic region of Barnesiella viscericola DSM 18177 contains the following coding sequences:
- the thrC gene encoding threonine synthase, with protein MKFYSTNKKTSPVSLHDAVVKGLAADKGLYMPEVIRRFPPAFYQNMKEMTLREISFVVAEAFFGEDVEADKLKEIVYDALNFDIPLVRVADNRYSLELFHGPTLAFKDVGARFMARLLGYFNRQEKRQVNVLVATSGDTGSAVANGFLDVPGVKVFVLYPQGKVSEIQEKQFTTLGHNITALEVSGTFDDCQALVKRAFMDPELNEKLYLTSANSINVARFLPQSFYYFYAYAQLCGMVEHPEQVVFSVPSGNFGNLTAGLIAKRMGLPVKRFIAANNRNDVFLQYLSTGVYTPRPSVATIANAMDVGDPSNFARILDLYGHSHEAICADISGVSYTDDQIRRTMHDTFRNEQYLLDPHGACGYQALVDGLQPGEIGICLETAHPAKFLDTVESAIGEPVPVPEKLRDFMQGEKQSILMPVGFNAFKHFLLNQQ; from the coding sequence TATGCCCGAGGTAATTCGCCGGTTCCCCCCGGCCTTTTACCAGAACATGAAGGAGATGACGCTGCGCGAAATCTCGTTTGTGGTGGCCGAGGCTTTCTTTGGTGAAGATGTCGAGGCCGACAAGTTGAAAGAGATTGTCTACGATGCCCTCAACTTTGATATTCCGCTGGTGCGGGTGGCCGACAACCGGTATAGTCTGGAACTGTTCCATGGCCCTACCTTGGCTTTCAAAGATGTGGGTGCCCGCTTCATGGCCCGTCTGCTCGGGTATTTCAACCGGCAGGAGAAGCGACAGGTCAATGTGCTGGTGGCCACTTCGGGCGATACCGGCAGTGCCGTGGCCAACGGTTTCCTCGATGTGCCCGGGGTGAAGGTCTTTGTCCTCTATCCGCAGGGCAAGGTGAGCGAGATTCAGGAGAAGCAGTTCACCACGTTGGGTCACAACATCACCGCCTTGGAGGTGAGCGGGACCTTCGACGACTGTCAGGCGCTGGTGAAGAGAGCCTTTATGGACCCCGAGCTGAACGAGAAACTCTATCTCACCTCGGCCAACTCCATCAACGTGGCCCGTTTCCTGCCCCAGTCGTTCTACTATTTCTATGCCTATGCCCAGTTGTGCGGCATGGTCGAGCACCCCGAGCAGGTGGTGTTCAGCGTGCCCAGCGGCAACTTTGGCAACCTCACGGCCGGACTCATCGCCAAGCGCATGGGGCTCCCCGTGAAGCGTTTCATCGCGGCCAACAACCGTAACGACGTCTTCCTGCAATACCTGAGCACGGGCGTCTATACGCCGCGCCCCTCGGTAGCGACCATCGCCAATGCCATGGACGTGGGTGACCCCAGCAATTTTGCCCGCATACTCGACCTCTACGGACATTCGCACGAGGCTATCTGTGCCGATATCAGCGGTGTAAGTTATACCGACGACCAGATACGTCGCACCATGCACGATACCTTCCGCAACGAGCAATATCTGCTCGATCCCCACGGGGCCTGTGGTTATCAGGCGCTGGTCGACGGGTTGCAGCCCGGCGAAATTGGCATTTGTCTCGAAACGGCCCACCCGGCCAAATTTCTCGACACGGTCGAGTCGGCCATTGGCGAACCTGTCCCGGTTCCCGAGAAACTGCGCGATTTCATGCAGGGCGAGAAGCAGAGTATCCTGATGCCCGTGGGCTTTAATGCCTTCAAGCATTTCCTGCTCAACCAGCAGTAA
- a CDS encoding IS982 family transposase, translating into MFSEAKVTEIFCMADDFCKEFAKTQEKYMVEDKNHKHRNKPNRMSDAEIMVILVLFHSGGFRCFKHYYKEYVCKHLTHLFPRRVSYNRFVELEKEVLLQLTIFIKEVLLGTCTGISFVDSTPLRVCRNQRILIHKTFKGLAERGKCSMGWFFGFKLHLIINDKGEILNFMFTPGNVDDREPLKQTKFLKNIKGKLCADKGYIGQTLFENLFLNGIQLITKVKNNMKNSLMSIADKILLRKRALIETVNDELKNIAQIEHSRHRSFNNFIANSLSAIAAYCFFEKKPAIDVRFVKDGQLTMF; encoded by the coding sequence ATGTTCTCAGAGGCTAAAGTTACGGAGATTTTTTGTATGGCGGATGATTTTTGCAAGGAATTTGCCAAAACACAGGAAAAATATATGGTTGAAGACAAGAATCATAAGCATCGGAATAAGCCGAACCGGATGAGTGATGCGGAAATCATGGTCATCCTAGTCCTGTTCCACTCGGGAGGCTTCAGATGTTTCAAGCATTACTACAAAGAATATGTATGCAAACATCTGACGCATCTCTTTCCCAGACGTGTGTCCTATAACCGTTTTGTAGAACTGGAAAAGGAAGTCCTGCTGCAGCTGACCATTTTCATCAAGGAAGTCCTGTTGGGTACTTGTACCGGTATCAGCTTTGTGGATTCCACACCGCTGCGTGTATGCCGAAACCAACGCATATTGATTCACAAGACTTTTAAGGGTCTCGCCGAACGTGGAAAATGCTCCATGGGATGGTTCTTCGGGTTTAAGCTTCACCTGATCATCAACGATAAGGGTGAAATTCTCAATTTCATGTTTACTCCGGGAAATGTGGATGACCGTGAACCGCTGAAACAGACAAAGTTCCTGAAGAACATCAAGGGCAAACTGTGTGCGGACAAGGGGTATATCGGGCAAACCTTGTTCGAGAACCTATTTCTTAACGGCATACAGTTGATAACCAAAGTGAAGAACAACATGAAGAACTCCCTGATGAGCATAGCGGACAAAATCCTGCTGAGAAAACGAGCTTTGATTGAAACAGTCAATGACGAGTTAAAGAACATCGCCCAGATTGAACACTCCAGACACCGTTCCTTCAATAACTTTATTGCCAACTCGCTCTCTGCCATAGCTGCATACTGCTTCTTTGAAAAGAAGCCCGCCATTGACGTACGTTTTGTCAAAGACGGACAACTCACGATGTTTTAA
- a CDS encoding IS982 family transposase has protein sequence MITEDKVTELFCMADDFCKFFDAMMEKYTLKSGTKRRYHRDSTMSKAEIMLIMILFHDSGYRCLKHFYLEKVCRHLRHLFPKIVSYNRFVELEKEVAVPLALFIKKVLLGKCTGISFVDSTPLRVCRNQRIHIHEVFKGIAQRGKCSMGWFFGFKLHLICNEKGELLNFMITPGDVDDRKPLEYKAFVEFIYGKLVADKGYIGKNLFRRMFVDGIQLITKLKSNMKGALMSVSDKLLLRKRAIIETVNDELKNIAQVEHSRHRSFDNFIVNILGAIAAYCMFPKKPCINVQRTFDTQLALF, from the coding sequence ATGATCACCGAGGACAAAGTTACAGAATTATTTTGTATGGCGGACGACTTCTGCAAGTTTTTTGATGCAATGATGGAAAAATATACGCTGAAATCAGGCACCAAGCGGCGTTATCACCGCGATTCGACTATGTCAAAGGCAGAAATTATGTTGATTATGATATTGTTCCATGACTCCGGCTACCGTTGTCTGAAACATTTCTATCTGGAAAAAGTATGCAGACATCTGCGCCACCTCTTCCCAAAGATTGTTTCATACAACCGTTTTGTGGAGCTTGAAAAAGAAGTGGCAGTACCATTGGCTCTTTTCATTAAGAAAGTGTTGCTTGGAAAATGCACAGGCATAAGTTTCGTGGACAGCACCCCGTTGCGGGTATGCAGGAATCAAAGGATACATATCCACGAGGTATTCAAGGGTATAGCCCAAAGGGGCAAGTGTTCCATGGGATGGTTTTTCGGTTTCAAACTGCATTTGATATGTAACGAGAAAGGCGAGCTGCTGAACTTCATGATAACTCCGGGTGATGTCGATGACAGGAAACCGTTGGAGTATAAGGCGTTTGTCGAATTCATCTACGGAAAGTTGGTTGCAGACAAGGGCTATATCGGCAAGAACCTCTTCCGACGCATGTTTGTTGACGGTATACAGCTTATTACAAAACTCAAAAGTAACATGAAGGGGGCTTTGATGAGTGTGTCGGACAAATTGCTGCTTAGGAAACGGGCTATTATAGAGACGGTAAACGACGAATTGAAAAACATTGCGCAAGTGGAGCATTCCAGACACAGAAGTTTTGACAATTTCATCGTAAACATACTGGGGGCGATTGCGGCGTACTGCATGTTTCCAAAAAAGCCGTGTATCAATGTACAACGTACATTTGACACACAGCTTGCTTTGTTTTGA
- a CDS encoding glycoside hydrolase family 2 protein, with amino-acid sequence MKSVFLACGMWAAATVVWAQYAPAGDRIKTSWGENIDVNQVWNEYPRPIMERGEWANLNGLWSYAIEPKSAAMPRQYEGEILVPFAVESSLSGVGKQLGKEEALWYKRDFTVPSKWRGRHVLLHFGAVDWQADVWVNDVKVGMHKGGYTPFTFDITPALKKSGSNTLVVRVYDSTDAGYQPRGKQVNNPEGIWYTPVSGIWQTVWLEPVADMHIENLRILPDIDRNVLSVGVETSADAASVVAEVIVLDGGKEVASGRSVNGQAVEVAMPEDVKLWSPDSPYLYDLQVNILRDGKVVDRVSSYAAMRKYSMKRDDKGIMRFQLNNRDIFHFGPLDQGWWPDGLYTAPSYEAMIYDVKKTKDWGFNMIRKHVKVEPALWYTYCDRIGMIVWQDMPSGEKCCEWQNRSYFKGSEFERSAESEANYRREWKEIIDYLYSYPCISTWVPFNEAWGQFKTVEITEWTQQYDPSRLVNSASGGNFFMCGDILDLHHYPGPSMYLYDTHRANVLGEYGGIGFPMEGHLWTPDRNWGYIQFKSSKEVTDQYVKYGEELLDLIERGFTGAVYTQTTDVEVEVNGIMTYDRKVVKMDEDRIREINSRICHSLDK; translated from the coding sequence ATGAAATCTGTTTTTTTAGCATGTGGAATGTGGGCGGCCGCCACGGTGGTGTGGGCCCAGTATGCTCCGGCAGGCGATCGCATCAAGACGTCGTGGGGCGAGAATATCGATGTCAATCAAGTGTGGAACGAGTATCCGCGTCCCATCATGGAACGGGGCGAGTGGGCCAACCTCAACGGGTTGTGGAGCTATGCCATAGAGCCGAAGAGTGCAGCCATGCCCCGGCAGTATGAGGGTGAGATTCTCGTGCCCTTTGCCGTGGAGTCGAGTTTGTCGGGTGTCGGCAAACAATTGGGCAAAGAGGAGGCTCTGTGGTATAAACGTGATTTCACGGTGCCCTCAAAATGGCGTGGCCGGCATGTGCTGTTGCATTTCGGAGCGGTCGACTGGCAGGCCGACGTGTGGGTGAATGATGTGAAGGTGGGTATGCACAAGGGTGGCTACACACCGTTCACGTTCGACATTACCCCGGCTTTGAAGAAGAGCGGTTCCAACACCTTGGTTGTTCGGGTTTACGACTCGACCGATGCGGGGTATCAGCCTCGTGGCAAACAGGTGAATAACCCCGAAGGTATCTGGTACACGCCGGTGAGTGGCATTTGGCAGACGGTGTGGCTGGAACCGGTAGCCGACATGCATATCGAGAATTTGCGAATCTTGCCCGATATCGACCGAAACGTGCTCTCCGTAGGAGTGGAGACTTCGGCCGACGCTGCTTCGGTTGTGGCCGAAGTGATTGTCCTCGACGGGGGCAAGGAGGTGGCAAGCGGCCGTAGTGTGAACGGCCAGGCCGTAGAGGTGGCCATGCCCGAAGATGTGAAACTGTGGTCGCCCGACTCTCCCTACCTGTATGACTTGCAGGTGAATATCTTGCGCGACGGCAAGGTGGTAGACCGGGTTTCGAGTTATGCGGCCATGCGCAAGTATTCGATGAAACGAGACGATAAGGGTATCATGCGCTTCCAGTTGAACAACCGCGATATTTTCCATTTCGGTCCGCTCGACCAGGGTTGGTGGCCCGATGGTCTCTACACGGCTCCCAGCTACGAGGCGATGATTTATGATGTGAAGAAGACCAAGGATTGGGGCTTCAACATGATACGTAAGCATGTGAAGGTGGAACCGGCTTTGTGGTACACTTACTGCGACCGTATCGGCATGATTGTATGGCAGGATATGCCCAGTGGTGAGAAGTGCTGCGAATGGCAGAACCGCTCCTACTTCAAGGGTTCCGAGTTTGAGCGGAGCGCCGAGTCCGAGGCCAATTACCGGAGGGAGTGGAAAGAGATTATCGATTACCTTTATTCCTATCCCTGCATCTCGACCTGGGTGCCTTTCAACGAAGCCTGGGGGCAGTTCAAGACGGTTGAGATTACCGAGTGGACTCAGCAATACGACCCCTCCCGATTGGTCAACTCGGCCAGTGGCGGAAACTTCTTCATGTGCGGCGACATACTCGACCTGCACCACTATCCCGGTCCGAGCATGTATCTGTATGATACCCATCGGGCCAACGTGTTGGGTGAGTATGGAGGTATAGGCTTCCCGATGGAAGGTCATCTGTGGACTCCCGACCGTAACTGGGGATACATACAGTTCAAATCGTCGAAAGAGGTGACCGACCAGTATGTCAAGTATGGCGAGGAGCTGCTCGACCTGATTGAGCGAGGCTTTACCGGTGCTGTTTATACCCAAACGACCGATGTGGAGGTGGAGGTAAACGGTATCATGACCTACGACCGTAAGGTGGTGAAGATGGACGAAGATCGCATTCGGGAAATCAACTCCCGCATTTGCCACTCGCTGGATAAATGA